In Roseibium algicola, the DNA window GGGATGCGCCAGCATCCGCATGGCAAGCCCATAGACCGGGCGTTGCAAGGACCGCACCAACGATGCCAGCGCCGCGCGGTCCCCTTGCCGAGCGGCGCTCACCTGTTCTGGATCCAGATGAATCATGCCTCGAGCCGCGCCCGAAGCGACACGAGCTCTTTGGCCAGCGTCTTTTTCTGCTCTTCCAAGGCGCCCTCAAGCATTTCGAGTGGCACCGGCGGCGCCATCAGAACGAAGGAATAGATCGACGTGTCGTCGGTATCCTCTGTCACCCGGGAATAGGCCGCGCCCTTGGAACCATCGGGAAAGGTCATGATCCAGTCGACCGTCCCGTGCTCGGCGGAGGTGCGGGTTTCAAGGCGGATCGGAACGGCACCATTCGGGGTGACCAGCTCCGCGCTCTCGGCATCGGCTGATTTGAACGCGTTGGTCCATTCGGGCAAGTTCGCCGGATTGGCGATATAGGCAAACACCTCAGAGTGGGGTTTAGCGATGTTGATGGATTGCACGTCATGGGTTTTCATTTTGTCATCCTCGTTAAACTGCGCCGGGCCAGTCCTGGGCGCATACTTAGAAAGAGGCGGTGGCCGTTGAGACTGTGACAAAGAAAGTTGGAAAAAATCAGCGACGAGGTGCGCGGCCGATCAGCGCTTGCGATAGGCGGCGGCCTTGGCTCTGTTGCCACAGACCTCCATCGAGCACCAACGCCGCTTGTGGTTCTTGCTGATGTCGAGGAAATAAAGCGTGCAGGTCGGCCCCTCACAATTGCGCACATAGCGGAAATCAGCCTCGGTAATCAGGCGTGCGGCGGCAATCGCGATCCTGGTGATCAGCTCGCGTGGATCTGTCAGCGGGTGCCTGTCGACAAGGATAAGGGGTAGCGCGGTGGGGTCGTCCAATTCCGTGGCGGGTGTGATCTGCAAGAAACACGCCCCCCGCGCGAGGATCGTATTGATCTCGGTAATGACGGGATGGCCCGCATCCGTTAACTGACTGCCGCGGACGTCTTCTATGAAGGGCCGGAACCTCTCGCGGAAGGCAACGATCTCTTGCCGTGCCTCTTCAAGCGCGGGCGCGGCGGCAGCTATTCGGAAAGGAGCCAGCTCAACCTCCGAGGCAAGCTCCGCGGCAATCAGCCAGTCCAGCAGATCCGGGCCTGTCTCCAGCCAGTCGTAGCACATGGTTCGCGGCATCGCGACACTGTTCAGGAAATCCAGTGCGGGGTTTTCTCCGACGAAGAACGGCGCAGGCCTAGTGTTCTGTGTCATCTGGTTCTCCGTCTGCGTGCAAAGGGGACGATCCTCCCTGGTAACCATTCTTCTCAAGTTTCACAAGTTACATTTCTTCACGCACACTCACGATAATGTAACTATCAAAAATAATTTTTAATGGTTAGTTAGTAACCGTCAAACCGCCTTTGACTGGTTATCAGCGGTGCAGCATGAACCGATCATCATTATGCCAACCCTTAGTCACGACGACCCTCGCACCTGGTATGCACGCTTCCGCATCCTTCGCTGGCAGCCCGCAGGCCTGGGTCAGCGATCAAGCAAGGCTGGAACGGCCCGGTGGTCAGGTCACCCAGCTTGGGCAACCGCGACAGCGTTGCATCTAAAGCCGCGTTTAAGGCTCACCAGGTTCGTGAACGGCCCCGGAAATCAGCACCACCATCCACGGCATCTATGACCCCTCACCTCAACCAACCGACCCCAATCGAAAGGAACAACGCCATGACCAAAATTCTCTATATCGCGGCATCGCCGCGCGGCCCTATGTCGCAATCCGGCAAGCTTGCGGAGGCTTATCTTGCGGCGCGGCAGGCGGACCAACCGGACGTTGCCATTGATCGGCTCGAGCTGTGGAACGCTGATCTGCCCGAGTTCGACGGCGACAAGGCGGCAGCGAAGATGACTTTCTTTGGCGTGGGCGACATGGACGCGCCGCGCCAGAGCGCCTGGGACCAGGTGGTTGCCGTTACCAACCGCTTCATCGGCGCGGATGAATATGTGCTGTCAGTGCCGATGTGGAACGGCGGCATCCCCTACAAGCTCAAGCAGTATATCGACATCATCACCCAGCCCGGCCTGCTGTTCGGCTTCGATCCCGAAGCAGGCTACAGCGGGCTGCTGAGCGGCAAGTTGGCGAGGGTCTTCTATACCTCCGGGGTCTATGCGCCGGGTGCGCCTGCCTATTACGGCACAGATCATCATTCAACCTATCTGGGCTGGTGGCTCGACTTCATCGGCGTGAGAGAGATCGAAACAGTCCGGTTCCAGCCTTCACTGCTGACCGCGGACCCGGCAGGTGACCAGCTGAAGGCGCTTGAGTGCGCACAGGGCCTTCACCTGCAACAGGCCTAATGGCATAGGTTCCGCGCCCCGGCCTACAACGACGCCGGGGCGGCAGAGCGTTACAGATCGGACAAATGTGCACTCGAAACCTGATCGTAATCACCAAAAAAACTCTTGCAAACAAGGAGTGTTCCCAGATGGGATTGCCTCACCAGGTCGTTTGAGTTTGATTAATGATCCGAAATACAACTATAGGCGGCGAAATAATGGCTTCTACTCGGTTCGAAGCCGGCTGAGCATTGGGCAATCGACATTGCCCCGTGAGCAGTTGGAGATAAGCTGCTTCAGCGCGATTTCGAGCTTCTTCAGTTCGGCGATTTTTGTTTCCACATTGGCGATATGAACTTCCGCCAGTTCCTTCACAGCCTCACAATCCGAAGCCCGGTTCTCGGAGAGGTCCAGCAGCATCTTCGCTTCGGCAAGGGGAAAACCAAGATCGCGCAGCCTTTTCAGGAGGTGCAACCGGCCGACATCATCCGCCGTGTAAAACCGCCGATTGTTGGTTGCCCGCCCCGGTTTCGGAACAATCCCTTCCCGTTCGTAGTAGCGGATTGTCTCGATACTGACGCCGCTATGTTTCGATGCTTCTCCAATCGCGATCATGTGATGTCATCCGGCTTGATCCTGTAGTGACTACAGGAGGTATGTCTGCGGGCACCGAAAGTCACTACGCAATGCCGTGATTGTCCGGGAGATCTAAATGCAGAAATTTTTAAGTCTGAGCTATCTGAGTTCGATTTCGTCGCTGGGAGTCGCGACCTGCTGTGTCCTGCCGATGGCGATGATGTTGCTGGGACTGGGAGGAAGTTGGTTGGCAGTGTTCGGGAAGATCGCCGCTGCGAGCTATTACGTTCTTGCGATTTCTTCAGTCCTTGTTGCCGTGTCCTGGTTCTTCACGTTTCGACGACAGACGCTTGCAAGGTTGAAGTGGTGGTTGTCGGGGAGCACGGCGATGACGGTTTTGGCCTGGGTTGTTGTCTTCAACGAGAACCGGATAAACGACTATCTGATTATGTGGATGTGAGACGATTGCTGCTCAAGAAGTAGTTTTGGAAAGCACGCTGACTTGTCCCGTGTGCGGCCATGTCGAGACGGAAACCATGCCCACCGATTCCTGCCAGTGGTTCTATGAGTGCAAGGCATGTCATGAAGTGCTGAAGCCCAAAGCAGGCGACTGCTGCGTTTTCTGTTCCTACGCGACCGTTCCGTGCCCGCCAATTCAACTGGGCAAAGCCCATTGTAGCTGAAGTCGTCGTTCCTCGTCCCCACAAGGCCCGGTTCACGGCCCTGTCGTGACCATCCTAGCTAGTAACAATATAGCTGCGGCACATTCTATACCGAACTGCAAAAAAGGCGCTAAGCTCAGAAGGGAGCCAGTCTGCAATCGACACCAACATTACATCAGGCTGAGCGGCCGTGACGTCAACGGCGCCATACAGTTCATCGACAAGATGCTCAGGAAAACCGGATTGCCACGACTGCGGTAAAGATCGCGCTCTGGGATGGTCACGACCAGGCTTCAGACCCATAAAATGGGTATGCAAATCAGTTGAAATTTGAATCAAGCTCCTTAACAGGAGTTTGGTGATGTCTTGTGGTTTTTTCTGGCTCAACGATGAGCAGTTTTCGAAGTTTCAACCGCTTTTTCCGACCGTTACACGCGGCAAGGCCCGTGTGGATGACCGGCGGGTAATAAGCGGTATCATTCATGTGCTGAAGTCGGGCGGCCGCTGAGTCGATGCGCCGGACGTCCACTAGCCGAGGAAAACCTTCTACAATCGCTTTGTCCGTTGGTCCGAGAAGGGTGTCTGGACAGGGATCTTCGACATACTGTCCCAAACCGGGGAGCCATCTTTAGAAGTGATGATCGACAGCACGGTCGTTCGAGCTCACCCGGTTGCCCATGGTGGCAAAGGGGGGCTCAGCCCATGCCCCGGGCAGAGCTCGTGGTGGTCCAGGAACCAATATCCACGCCCTGAGCGACAACAGGGAACGGCCAATCGCCTTCCACCTCACGGGAGCCAATGTCTCGGACTTCACAGAGGCAGAGGCACTCTTACCACTCGCTCCGGCAAATGGCGTTCTGCATGGCGACAAAGGCTATGTCAGTGGCCGTATCCACCGGATCGTGGAGGAACGTGGCTCGCTGCGAAACATCCCGCCGCGCAAAACACATAACTGGAAAAACTGTTTCTTGCCATACCCTTACCAGAGCAGAGCCGTTATCGGGAGGATGCTCGGCAGGCTCAAGGAGTTTCGCAGGATCGCAACATGCCATGACCGCAACGCCAGGAACTTTCTGTGGTCCCTCTGCCTCGCGGCAACCGTATGCTACTGGTTATGAGCCTGAGGCCTAGGGCTTGCCTGTTCACGAAAAAGTTGGAGCGCGGACCGTTCATTTGACCGTCGGCAGTGGACAGAACAGTGTCCACTGCCCCGGCCCGGCTCTAAAACCTGTGGTAAGGCATCGATTGGCGGATGCCGCAAAAATACTTGGTGGCCAAGCTCGACCGGATAGCGAAAGGCGCTGGTGTAGCGGGAGCGCAGCTAATCAAACTGTAACGTTCCTCCTTTTTTCCCGTCACTTTTCTGTAGCCAACAGGTGCTTTTTTTCCAGCACGGCATGAACGCCTTTGTTGATGTCGACGAG includes these proteins:
- a CDS encoding CGNR zinc finger domain-containing protein, which encodes MTQNTRPAPFFVGENPALDFLNSVAMPRTMCYDWLETGPDLLDWLIAAELASEVELAPFRIAAAAPALEEARQEIVAFRERFRPFIEDVRGSQLTDAGHPVITEINTILARGACFLQITPATELDDPTALPLILVDRHPLTDPRELITRIAIAAARLITEADFRYVRNCEGPTCTLYFLDISKNHKRRWCSMEVCGNRAKAAAYRKR
- a CDS encoding FMN-dependent NADH-azoreductase, encoding MTKILYIAASPRGPMSQSGKLAEAYLAARQADQPDVAIDRLELWNADLPEFDGDKAAAKMTFFGVGDMDAPRQSAWDQVVAVTNRFIGADEYVLSVPMWNGGIPYKLKQYIDIITQPGLLFGFDPEAGYSGLLSGKLARVFYTSGVYAPGAPAYYGTDHHSTYLGWWLDFIGVREIETVRFQPSLLTADPAGDQLKALECAQGLHLQQA
- a CDS encoding MerR family transcriptional regulator, whose protein sequence is MIAIGEASKHSGVSIETIRYYEREGIVPKPGRATNNRRFYTADDVGRLHLLKRLRDLGFPLAEAKMLLDLSENRASDCEAVKELAEVHIANVETKIAELKKLEIALKQLISNCSRGNVDCPMLSRLRTE
- a CDS encoding GDCCVxC domain-containing (seleno)protein; this translates as MPTDSCQWFYECKACHEVLKPKAGDCCVFCSYATVPCPPIQLGKAHCS